The following proteins are encoded in a genomic region of Glycine max cultivar Williams 82 chromosome 18, Glycine_max_v4.0, whole genome shotgun sequence:
- the LOC100814625 gene encoding F-box/kelch-repeat protein At1g23390 encodes MATCIDEREDKAPMHGDILEAIFSHVPLIHLVSASHVSHEWKRAISTSLRYVNPAKPWLTVHIQSPRAPHVTATFAFDPRSREWFEIHAPSPNHITALRASHSTLLYMLSPREFTFSLDPLRLTWHHARPPRVWRTDPIVARVGSHIILAGGACDFEDEPLAVEAYDTESLAWLRCEPMPEILKGSTASTWLAVAVSGDKMHVTEKKSGVTYSFDCGTMTWQGPYNLRPSENVFYCVTGTIRGRLMVAGLVGDAENVKEVKLWEVKGELGLGLRYWCEEIGAIPKEMVVRLVMGEGDCCCCCWGVVGSIEVHWVGDYVYFQNRMEMEMVVCEVVNGRCEWWSVRNVAGNDVSRMGRMVFCGGHVGLEDLKRAIKDNCTFVEKK; translated from the coding sequence ATGGCAACATGCATAGACGAAAGAGAAGATAAAGCTCCCATGCACGGGGATATCTTAGAGGCCATATTCTCGCACGTGCCACTCATCCACCTCGTGTCAGCTTCCCACGTGTCGCATGAATGGAAGCGTGCGATCTCCACCTCCCTCCGCTACGTCAACCCCGCCAAGCCCTGGCTCACCGTGCACATCCAGAGCCCCCGTGCCCCACACGTGACCGCCACCTTCGCCTTTGACCCACGCTCCCGAGAATGGTTTGAAATCCACGCGCCGAGTCCCAACCACATCACCGCCCTTCGCGCGTCGCACTCCACGCTCCTCTACATGCTCTCTCCCCGCGAATTCACCTTCTCCCTCGACCCCCTCAGACTCACCTGGCACCACGCGCGCCCCCCACGTGTGTGGCGCACCGACCCCATCGTCGCGCGCGTGGGAAGCCACATCATCCTCGCCGGCGGCGCGTGTGACTTCGAGGACGAACCTCTAGCGGTGGAAGCGTACGACACGGAGTCACTCGCGTGGCTCCGTTGCGAGCCCATGCCGGAGATTCTCAAAGGCTCAACCGCCTCCACGTGGCTCGCCGTCGCCGTCTCCGGAGACAAGATGCACGTGACGGAGAAAAAATCCGGCGTGACGTACTCGTTCGACTGCGGCACAATGACGTGGCAGGGACCGTACAATTTACGTCCGAGTGAGAACGTTTTCTACTGCGTAACGGGAACGATACGCGGTCGTTTAATGGTGGCGGGATTAGTTGGGGACGCGGAGAACGTGAAGGAGGTGAAGTTGTGGGAAGTGAAAGGGgaattagggttagggttaaggTATTGGTGTGAGGAAATAGGAGCGATTCCGAAGGAGATGGTGGTGAGGTTAGTAATGGGTGAAGgggattgttgttgttgttgttggggtgTGGTGGGGTCCATTGAGGTGCATTGGGTTGGGGATTATGTGTATTTTCAGAACCGGATGGAAATGGAGATGGTGGTGTGTGAGGTTGTGAATGGAAGGTGTGAGTGGTGGAGCGTGAGGAATGTGGCGGGGAATGACGTGAGTCGCATGGGGAGAATGGTGTTCTGTGGTGGACATGTGGGGCTTGAGGATTTGAAGAGGGCGATTAAGGATAATTGTACGTTTGTGGAGAAAAAGTAA